The following coding sequences lie in one Arachis hypogaea cultivar Tifrunner chromosome 9, arahy.Tifrunner.gnm2.J5K5, whole genome shotgun sequence genomic window:
- the LOC140175143 gene encoding uncharacterized protein translates to MRLDSVEALVQVTLEEELDAVTEEELTSSEEAAATEMHVQGTLEEKDERKEVPKLELKTLPPTLKYAYLGENRSYLVIINSALSQEQEERLLQVLQKHRDAIGGTLADLKGISSAICMYKILLEEDAKPSIQPQRRLNPVMKEEFNIEIRDKKGVENKVADHLSRIPCEKNDTHDTSVNESFPDEQLMMVHKAPWFADIANFKVASDLPPGINKYQRRKLINDAKYFIWDEPYLFKKCSDRILRRCISEEEGREVLWSCHSASFGGHFGGERTAVKVLQCEFFWPTIFKDAKKLVRSCNECQRAGNLPKRNEMPQQYILELELFDVWGINFMGPFLPSYSKKYILVAVDYVSK, encoded by the exons atgaggttggattcGGTGGAGGCTTTGGTGCAAGTAACTCTTGAAGAAGAACTTGACGCAGTAACAGAAGAAGAATTAACATCAAGCGAAGAGGCTGCGGCCACTGAAATgcatgttcaaggcacactagaaGAAAAGGATGAAAGAAAAGAAGTACCCAAACTTGAGCTGAAaacactgccacccactctcaagtaCGCATACTTGGGAGAAAATAGAAGTTATCTAGTGATCATAAACTCAGCcctcagccaagaacaagaggaaAGGTTGCTTCAAGTTTTACAAAAACATAGGGATGCCATTGGAGGGacacttgctgacttgaagggaatcagctCAGCCATATGCATGTATAAGATACTTTTGGAGGAGGATGCCAAACCTTCCATTCAGCCCCAAAGAAGGTTAAATCCAGTTATGAAGGAA GAATTCAACATCGAGATTAGAGACAAAAAGggtgtggagaacaaggtagcagatcatctATCCAGAATCCCTTGTGAGAAGAATGATAcccatgatacaagtgtaaatgagtCTTTTCCGGATGAACAGTTAATGAtggttcacaaagcaccctggtttgcagatattgccaattttaaagTAGCCAGTGACTTACCCCCTGGAATCAACAAATATCAAAGAAGAAAACTCATTAATGATGCTAAGTATTTCatttgggatgaaccctatctcttcaagaaatgctCAGATAGAATCCTTAGGAGGtgcatctcagaagaagaaggacgagaggtcctgtGGAGTTGTCATAGTGCTAGTTTTGGAGGTCattttggaggagaaagaacTGCCGTAAAGGTACTGCAATGTGAGTTCttctggcccactatcttcaaggatgctaagaAATTGGTGAGAAGCTGCAATGAgtgccaaagggctggcaatctacccaagagaaatgagatgccacaacaatACATTCTAGAGCTTGAACTGTTCGATGTATGGGGGATcaacttcatgggaccatttctaCCCTCATATTCGAAAAAGTATatcttggtggcagtagactatgtatctaagtga